AAGTGGGCGTCGAGGTGCGCGATGTTCTCTCCAAGCGACGCGAGTTCGACACCACGCTGGCCCAGTACGCCGACAGTGTGGCGGTCGTTGAGAATCGCAAGAGTCAGGTCATCCGCGCCCAGCGCGATGTGCAGCAGGCGGTCGATTCGCTCAAGCTTCTGATGAACGACCCGCGCATGCCGATCGGCGACGAGACGACGATCCTGCCGACGGACACGATGGTGGACCAGGCGCTCCAGGCGAGCCTGCGGGAGGCGATTTCGACGGCGATTCAGCAGAGTCCCGCCGTGGCTCGCGCGCTCCTGGACATTGACGATGCGTCAATTCGGCAGGTGGTCGCCGACAATGGGCGCCTGCCCCAGCTCAACTTGAATGCGCAGCTCCAGTGGAACGGCCTCGACAACACCTTCGGGAACAGTTGGGAGCAGATCGGACAGGGGCAGTTCGTGGACTACATCGTGGGCGTCACCTTCTCGCAGGCGATCGGCAATCGCTTCGGCGAGGCGACCTACCGCCGCGCCAGGCTCGAGCGCAGCCAGGCGGTGATCAACTACCGCGCTTTGGTGCAGGACGCGGTCTTCCGCGTGAAGGATGCGCTGCGAGATGTCTCGACGAACTACCAGCTCATTGGCCAGACGCGCGCCTTCCGGTTGGCGCAGGCTGAGAACCTCCGAGCTCTCCTCGTCGATGAGCAGACGCTCGCCTCGCTGACCCCTGAGTTCCTGAACCTCAAGTTCCAGCGACAGGATGGCCTCGCCAACGCCCAGTTGCAGGAGTCGGCGGCGCTCGTGGACTACAACTCGGCGATCGCGGCGCTCTATCGCGCCATGGGCACCGGCCTCGCCATGAATCGCATCGAGCTCGAGACCATTGACGACTCGCCCCGCTGACGGTTCACCGCGCCTCGCCGATGCCGATCATCCTGCCTTACGACGATGAGAGCGTCCTTCGAGCCGCGGACGAGCTTCGCGCGGGGGGCATCGTCGCCTTCGCCACGGAGACCGTCTACGGTCTCGGCGCCGATACATTCAACGCCAGCGCGGTGCGACGCATCTACGAGCTGAAGGGGCGCCCCCTCGACAATCCGCTGATCGCCCATGTCATCGACGCGGTCGCGGCGAAGCGCCTGGTCACAGGGTGGGATCATCGATGCGATCGACTGGCGTCGCGCTTCTGGCCTGGGCCCCTCACGATGATCCTGCCCCGACATCCTGATGTTCCCCAGGAGAGCGTCGCGGGTCTCGGCACCATCGCGGTGCGTTCGCCGCGCCAGCCGCTTGCCCGCTCCTTGCTCTATGCATTCGGCGGTCCGATTTCGGCGCCCAGCGCCAATCGAAGCGGTCATGTCTCGCCGACCACGGCGATGCATGTCGCCGATGACTTCCGCGACTCGGAGCGCCTGCTCATTCTCGACGGCGGGTTGGCTGGCTACGGCATTGAGAGCACGGTCGTCGACCTGACCGGCGATCGCGTGACGGTCCTGCGGCCCGGGTCGATCACGCTCGAGCAGATTCGCCGCGTGCTTGGCCGCGCCTATGCGGTCGAGGGCACGGAGCAGGGCATCGCCCCGGGCACATCGCCCTTTCACTACGCGCCGCGCCGGCGAGCGACGATCGTGCCATCGGAGTCGCTCGCGGGGCGCTTGGACGAGTTGGCTCGTCGCAACGCGACGGCCGCGGTGTTGGCGCTGACACCGACGCTCGTCGGTGCGCCCCATCAGGTAATCGTGATGCCCGATGATGCCGATGGCTACGCGCGGCACCTCTACCGGGCGCTGCGCGAGGCAGACACCGTGCAGGTCGACGAGATCCTCATCGAGCTTCCTCCTGAGCGTGAGGGCGTGTGGCTGGCCGTGCACGATCGGCTGACGCGCGCCACCCGGCGCCCTGAGAGCGCGTAGTCTCGAAGTGGCCCCGAGCGGCGCCTCGCAGCGCCTCGCGCAAGGGTCGCCGTGCACGCCGCGTCCTGCGGCCGTCACCGCGGCTTACGCGGGGTCCATCGGCAGCGCGACGCCCTTGGCCCGCGCGAAGCGAATCGCCTCGTCGTACCCCGCATCCGCGTGACGCAAAACGCCCATGAGCGGGTCATTCATCAGCACCCGCTCCAGGCGCGCCGCCGCTTCAGGTGTTCCATCGGCGACAATGACCTGGCCCGCGTGCTGGCTGAAGCCGATGCCGACGCCGCCACCGTGGTGGAAGCTCACCCAACTCGCACCCGAGGCGATGTTGACCGCGAAGTTGAGCAAGGCCCAGTCGCTGATTGCGTCGCTGCCATCCTTCATCGCTTCAGTTTCGCGATTGGGGCTCGCGACGCTTCCACAGTCGAGGTGATCGCGCCCGATGACGATCGGTGCCTTGACCTCGCCGCGAGCGACCATCTCGTTGAAGCGCAGACCGGCGCGGTGGCGCTCGCCGTAGCCGAGCCAGCA
This region of Phycisphaeraceae bacterium genomic DNA includes:
- a CDS encoding threonylcarbamoyl-AMP synthase is translated as MPIILPYDDESVLRAADELRAGGIVAFATETVYGLGADTFNASAVRRIYELKGRPLDNPLIAHVIDAVAAKRLVTGWDHRCDRLASRFWPGPLTMILPRHPDVPQESVAGLGTIAVRSPRQPLARSLLYAFGGPISAPSANRSGHVSPTTAMHVADDFRDSERLLILDGGLAGYGIESTVVDLTGDRVTVLRPGSITLEQIRRVLGRAYAVEGTEQGIAPGTSPFHYAPRRRATIVPSESLAGRLDELARRNATAAVLALTPTLVGAPHQVIVMPDDADGYARHLYRALREADTVQVDEILIELPPEREGVWLAVHDRLTRATRRPESA